The genomic DNA cacgacatagaaagtgctttctagggggttttattcactcgttgtttgtgtcaaaaaccctccctcgctcgttcctcgcttgTTCGGGTTTTTGatacaaacaactcgtgaataaaaccccgtacgccgcactttctatgacgtaaactatatatatataggtattttgaaatatatatatatatataattatactccaagagctaggttatttgaaaatttactgcaactctgagtttcatgcttcttgcgaggcaatcatcaggcaactgccagaaataacggttacaatcacagaaatttgaaatacagaacaacggatacgtacgtgacgtctaggcatgtcattgcatctttacattttttaacatgaatttcctaacatgtctacaacacgatgacagctcatttcttttgtttagacttgccatttccggtttacaaatgataaaatacttttcccacagacacaaattgcatctcttagttacattGGAGTAAGAACTAGCTTGTTTTATCTTGCGCCATTTGATGTTATACTTAGCGTTCTTGTCTTTAAGACTCCATATGTACTTACTAAGTTCAGTAGCATGTTTGTAACGCTCGTTTCGGAATGAGCTTACATGGTTTCTATAACGCAATTTGAACGCAGTGTCAcagagtccaatgtatgtttccttTGTGGTTTCTGTGGTGACCTCGGCCTGATAGATGACGCTTTCCACATTACAGTTACCATCCATGGGACACTCGTTAGGTTTCCTACAATTGCAGCTTTTCTTAGTTAGATTATTAGTGCGTGTGGGTTTACTAATTACGGCTTTGTTATGGTTGGTTATGATTGTTTTAATGTTGCCCATGCAGCTGTAgcttaatttgatggtgttacggttaaaaatTTTGTGAAGTGGGTTAGATTTGGGGAAGTGCTTATCAATTAGTGAAAGGAAGCATTTTCCGACGTTTGTTTCCACGTTCCTGCTATAGGGCGGGTTAAACCATGTAATGTTCCGTTTTCTGTTTCTCGGTGGACGTGGCGGCTGGTTTAATGTGGCATTGAATGACAGGTTATAGCGATATCCGCTTTTGTTGAGAGCTTCCTGGTAGATGGGTTTAGCGTTATCAAAGCATTCTTTGTCAGAAGATATCTCGGAGAGCCTCTTATTGATTGACTCGGGGATGTTTTTCAGGATGGTTGGTGGGTGGTTGGATTTTGTGTGCACATACGGTGGGATATTGCAGTGGGATATTGGGATAATATCCCACATACAGTGGGATATTGGGATATAATCAATAAGAGGCTCTCCGAGATatcttggagtataattattcatagcCCTAGTtctgctattgagcactttatagtagatgaggatttctttccactttttcggttatatatatatatatatatatataatacgAAGAATAAATCCCCTTTTGGGCCTTGTGAAATAATGATCTACTCaataattgtaaaataaaatacgGGTGGGGATGAAGTGTCCCCATGCGGGTCACCCTTTTGCCCCATAGCAAAAGGGCGCAACCCTAGACAGGTAAGGACTTCTCATGTGAGGGATTGTAACCCTCTGGAGAGGATTGTGGCCTTGGGGCTTGTAACCTCGCATTTCCAACTGGTTGTCATGACCTTGGGGATTGTAACCCCTTGGACAGGATCGCGACCTCTCTTTGCCGGGCAACTTAGTTAACGTGCCTTTTCATGACCTGCTAACGAAGTGCTTCATCTCCTACGCCATTACCCTGCAAACTGTTGTCTGTTATACTTGTTGTCATGGTTTGGGAACATTGTTAGTTGTTTAATAGTGCTTGGAATATGTTACATTTCAATAGTCAGTATAATGTTAAATAAAATCCATTATATACATTCTGCTCTTGTAAAGTAATTTCCCCATACATTCTCCTTTTAATCAGTCGCTCCTGTAGTTTCCGTGTTCCCAAGAAAACAGACTGTTGTTGAAGGAAAACCAACCAGCATTAGCTGCAAGGCGAGTGGTTTTCCACATCCGATACTATcgtggaaatttgaaaacagagAGCTTCCTAGGGATGCTGTCATTACAAATACTTGGAACCAGTCACTTCTTCAGTTACCTGAGACTGCAAAGAATATGGAGGGATGGTACAAGTGTATAGCCAATAACAGGGCTGGTGAAGAATATTCCAATTCTTCTCTTCATGTAttaggtttgtttgtttttattattattattattattattattattattattattattattattattattattaatattttcatGAGTTTTGAATACAATTTAGATAGCCAAAAACCAGGCTGGTGAAGAATATTCCAATTCTTCTCTTCATGTAttaggtttgtttgtttttattattattattattattattattattattattaatattttaatgAGTTTTGAATACAATTTAGATCACGtttcgcgtttttttttttttttttgaaaacagaaGGGTTTGAATTAAATAGGCTTATTGTGAAATAAAATAGAGTACAGTTCAAGAGGCAGCCAGGTGGATTTCCCGCTATCTCTTGCTTAAAAGGAATGCAGCTTATAGGACCCGACGTTTTGACACTCCTGCCTAGTGCCTTATATAGGGGTTCTCTAAAACTGTTACGTGACTCCTTTTACGCGCTCACTAGTTAGCGCCGTTTCTTATTAATGAGGTGTAAATAAGTGTCATATACACTGTGTATGCTATTCCTTTCAATGACTGCGAACATGAGTATATTGGACAAACCAAACTGTGCTCAAATGACATTCTTATTGCACTGGTTCGTTATATCACACCACAGGACTGTATTATAAACTCAACGCTAGATAGTTATCACTGGACGCTTAAAACTCAACTcgctcaaaaaagaaaaacatcacgTGTTCTTATGACGTCATGCAAGAGTGGAAGGGCCATCCCCGCCCCCAGTCGAGACACTATGTCGAGACGATTACAAAACTAAATCTAAACTTCAGCCTCTTCTAATAAACAAAGTTTTGTTATTGGTCTTTTGAATTCTACATCTCGAGTTCGGACAGTAACTGCACGGACTCTTCCATCTTGTCCAGGATGAGTAGACATGACCCTGGCCAACGGCCAAATGCCACGTGGCTGATTCGGTTCAGATACAAGTACAACGTCTCCCACTTTCACATTCTGTCTGTTCTCTTTCCACTTCTTCCTCTCTGACAGGCTCTTTGGTGAAACGTCTCCAGAAGAAATTTGCTAGGGCTTGGGACTGTCGCCACAGCTTTGTGGAATTAACCTCTCTATCCGTAACTCATAACTCGGATTTGCACGCAGAAGTAATAGGTGGTTTGGTGTGAGTGCTTCATCATCTCCTGCATCAGAAGATACATGAGTGATTGATCGACTGTTGAGAATTCCCTCTGTCTCAACCAGAGAGGTCCTCAGTGCTTCTTTAGGGACGACTGTATCCTTCAGCACCGCTTTCAGCGCTTTCTTCGCGCACTGAACGAGTCTTTCCCTCACACCACCAAAGTGTGGAGCACTCCGTGGCTGAAAGTTCCAATCAATCTCTTTTGGTGCACAAAAGCTCAGTATTCTCTGCTCATCCAATTGCTTGAGACATTTCCGCAACTCGTTGTTGGCTCCAACAAATTTTGTACCATTATCACTGAACATTCTCTGAGGTCGTCCACGTCGTGCTATAAATCTTTTCAATGCCATAATGAAATGATCTGTTGAAAGATCATCCACCAGCTGAAGATTGCAAGCTCTTGTACTcatgcaaacaaacaaacagccaTAAACGTTGACCTCACTACGCTTCTCTTTAACTAGCATTGGTTCAAAAAAGTCTACTCCAGTGTTCCTGAATACCATCCCTACTTCAAGTCTACATTCAGGTAGGTTTCCCATTTTCTGTTCGAGAGGCTTCACTGTCTGGCGGTAACAGTAATTGCACTTAAACTTTGCACTAAGGACTGCCTGTCGACCATGAATGATCCAATACTCTTGTCTAATTTGATTCAACCAGTACTCTGTCGGCGGATGGTAATAAGAACGATGCATTTCATCAATGATTAGCTGTGCAAGCTCATGACGTGAGTCATTGATCTTGGGATGCCGTGTACTGTATGGTATGGCCTGAGCTTTCTGTAGCCTTCCGCCTACTACTAAATAGCCATCTTCCAATCTCGGGTCAAGGGACTTGATTCTGCTCCGTTTCTGGCTCTCTCGACCCTTCTCTAAGAGCTGAACCTTCTCACCAAACTATTCAGCCTGTGCCCTCTTCACTAGGtacggagctccgctattatatAAACTTAACGCCTTGGATATATGCAGCATTTATTCAGTTATTCTGTTTACTTATACAGttgggaaacaaaacaaaacaaaacaaaaaaaaatatacacAACTAAACAATTATTACACG from Montipora foliosa isolate CH-2021 chromosome 7, ASM3666993v2, whole genome shotgun sequence includes the following:
- the LOC138010282 gene encoding uncharacterized protein, whose product is MHRSYYHPPTEYWLNQIRQEYWIIHGRQAVLSAKFKCNYCYRQTVKPLEQKMGNLPECRLEVGMVFRNTGVDFFEPMLVKEKRSEVNVYGCLFVCMSTRACNLQLVDDLSTDHFIMALKRFIARRGRPQRMFSDNGTKFVGANNELRKCLKQLDEQRILSFCAPKEIDWNFQPRSAPHFGGVRERLVQCAKKALKAVLKDTVVPKEALRTSLVETEGILNSRSITHVSSDAGDDEALTPNHLLLLRANPSYELRIERLIPQSCGDSPKP